In a genomic window of Pelecanus crispus isolate bPelCri1 chromosome 1, bPelCri1.pri, whole genome shotgun sequence:
- the CD58 gene encoding lymphocyte function-associated antigen 3 isoform X1, translating into MGLPAWLVWLLLFGCLLAHICCEDVFGIVGETFAFPVKIDQKIREIIWTKNKDKVAEWEGQNQPTYFTSLRSRGLLDTGSGGLTIFNLEKSDSGMYMLEYLDSGKKNEFLTFSLAVLDPPSEPEIRCNFSGDNLVLTCIADFQQPLNYTWKFSSMQKTSHSQEVSIPKNVDASEKASCFIKFSQTEKSSGISLTQCFPDQKGYSYHKRSRGGLIAAFVLLTSAVVILGVLYRRARTKLGTRGAAQNNSTVHDSGEHQRLCSVDSQEQPNSDRATPSQAVGYDNEKPEADKELNKEDSALKDEQTVNSGIKQEELSTKQNSTLTSSCAVDHGETEGGTTMKNMSPSS; encoded by the exons ATGGGCTTGCCGGCTTGGCTGGTGTGGCTCCTGCTCTTTGGCTGCCTCCTGG caCACATCTGCTGTGAGGACGTGTTTGGCATCGTGGGAGaaacttttgcttttccagtaaAAATAGACCAAAAAATAAGGGAAATTATTTGGACAAAAAACAAGGATAAAGTGGCTGAATGGGAAGGGCAAAACCAACCGACATATTTTACTTCTCTCCGTAGCAGAGGCTTGCTTGACACGGGGAGTGGAGGCTTGACTATATTTAACTTGGAGAAGAGTGATTCTGGCATGTACATGTTAGAATATTTGgattctgggaaaaaaaatgagttctTAACCTTCAGCCTTGCTGTGTTAG ATCCCCCTTCAGAACCTGAAATAAGATGCAACTTCAGTGGTGATAACCTTGTGTTAACATGTATAGCAGATTTCCAGCAGCCTCTGAATTACACTTGGAAGTTCAGCAGCATGCAAAAGACTTCTCACAGCCAGGAAGTCTCCATTCCGAAGAATGTTGATGCTTCTGAGAAAGCTTCATGTTTCATTAAATTCTCTCAAACGGAAAAGAGCTCTGGTATCTCTTTGACTCAATGCTTTCCAGATCAAAAAG gatacaGCTATCACAAAAGAAGCAGAGGTGGTCTTATTGCAGCGTTTGTTCTCTTAACTTCAGCTGTAGTAATACTAGGAGTCCTATACAGAAGAG CTAGAACTAAGCTTGGAACTCGAGGAGCTGCTCAGAACAACAGTACAGTGCATGACTCAG GAGAACATCAGCGACTTTGCTCTGTGGACAGCCAAGAACAGCCCAACTCAGACAGAG CTACACCTTCACAAGCTGTTGGTTATGACAATGAAAAGCCTGAAGCAG ACAAAGAACTGAACAAGGAGGACAGTGCCCTGAAGGATGAGCAGACAGTTAACAGTGGTATAAAACAGGAAG AGCTCTCTACCAAGCAGAACAGCACCCTGACATCCAGTTGTGCAGTTGACCATGGTGAGACTGAGGGAG
- the CD58 gene encoding lymphocyte function-associated antigen 3 isoform X2, with protein MGLPAWLVWLLLFGCLLAHICCEDVFGIVGETFAFPVKIDQKIREIIWTKNKDKVAEWEGQNQPTYFTSLRSRGLLDTGSGGLTIFNLEKSDSGMYMLEYLDSGKKNEFLTFSLAVLDPPSEPEIRCNFSGDNLVLTCIADFQQPLNYTWKFSSMQKTSHSQEVSIPKNVDASEKASCFIKFSQTEKSSGISLTQCFPDQKGYSYHKRSRGGLIAAFVLLTSAVVILGVLYRRARTKLGTRGAAQNNSTVHDSGEHQRLCSVDSQEQPNSDRATPSQAVGYDNEKPEADKELNKEDSALKDEQTVNSGIKQEELSTKQNSTLTSSCAVDHGETEGALTPGYG; from the exons ATGGGCTTGCCGGCTTGGCTGGTGTGGCTCCTGCTCTTTGGCTGCCTCCTGG caCACATCTGCTGTGAGGACGTGTTTGGCATCGTGGGAGaaacttttgcttttccagtaaAAATAGACCAAAAAATAAGGGAAATTATTTGGACAAAAAACAAGGATAAAGTGGCTGAATGGGAAGGGCAAAACCAACCGACATATTTTACTTCTCTCCGTAGCAGAGGCTTGCTTGACACGGGGAGTGGAGGCTTGACTATATTTAACTTGGAGAAGAGTGATTCTGGCATGTACATGTTAGAATATTTGgattctgggaaaaaaaatgagttctTAACCTTCAGCCTTGCTGTGTTAG ATCCCCCTTCAGAACCTGAAATAAGATGCAACTTCAGTGGTGATAACCTTGTGTTAACATGTATAGCAGATTTCCAGCAGCCTCTGAATTACACTTGGAAGTTCAGCAGCATGCAAAAGACTTCTCACAGCCAGGAAGTCTCCATTCCGAAGAATGTTGATGCTTCTGAGAAAGCTTCATGTTTCATTAAATTCTCTCAAACGGAAAAGAGCTCTGGTATCTCTTTGACTCAATGCTTTCCAGATCAAAAAG gatacaGCTATCACAAAAGAAGCAGAGGTGGTCTTATTGCAGCGTTTGTTCTCTTAACTTCAGCTGTAGTAATACTAGGAGTCCTATACAGAAGAG CTAGAACTAAGCTTGGAACTCGAGGAGCTGCTCAGAACAACAGTACAGTGCATGACTCAG GAGAACATCAGCGACTTTGCTCTGTGGACAGCCAAGAACAGCCCAACTCAGACAGAG CTACACCTTCACAAGCTGTTGGTTATGACAATGAAAAGCCTGAAGCAG ACAAAGAACTGAACAAGGAGGACAGTGCCCTGAAGGATGAGCAGACAGTTAACAGTGGTATAAAACAGGAAG AGCTCTCTACCAAGCAGAACAGCACCCTGACATCCAGTTGTGCAGTTGACCATGGTGAGACTGAGGGAG
- the CD58 gene encoding lymphocyte function-associated antigen 3 isoform X3, with product MGLPAWLVWLLLFGCLLAHICCEDVFGIVGETFAFPVKIDQKIREIIWTKNKDKVAEWEGQNQPTYFTSLRSRGLLDTGSGGLTIFNLEKSDSGMYMLEYLDSGKKNEFLTFSLAVLDPPSEPEIRCNFSGDNLVLTCIADFQQPLNYTWKFSSMQKTSHSQEVSIPKNVDASEKASCFIKFSQTEKSSGISLTQCFPDQKGYSYHKRSRGGLIAAFVLLTSAVVILGVLYRRARTKLGTRGAAQNNSTVHDSGEHQRLCSVDSQEQPNSDRATPSQAVGYDNEKPEADKELNKEDSALKDEQTVNSGIKQEELSTKQNSTLTSSCAVDHGETEGDFKS from the exons ATGGGCTTGCCGGCTTGGCTGGTGTGGCTCCTGCTCTTTGGCTGCCTCCTGG caCACATCTGCTGTGAGGACGTGTTTGGCATCGTGGGAGaaacttttgcttttccagtaaAAATAGACCAAAAAATAAGGGAAATTATTTGGACAAAAAACAAGGATAAAGTGGCTGAATGGGAAGGGCAAAACCAACCGACATATTTTACTTCTCTCCGTAGCAGAGGCTTGCTTGACACGGGGAGTGGAGGCTTGACTATATTTAACTTGGAGAAGAGTGATTCTGGCATGTACATGTTAGAATATTTGgattctgggaaaaaaaatgagttctTAACCTTCAGCCTTGCTGTGTTAG ATCCCCCTTCAGAACCTGAAATAAGATGCAACTTCAGTGGTGATAACCTTGTGTTAACATGTATAGCAGATTTCCAGCAGCCTCTGAATTACACTTGGAAGTTCAGCAGCATGCAAAAGACTTCTCACAGCCAGGAAGTCTCCATTCCGAAGAATGTTGATGCTTCTGAGAAAGCTTCATGTTTCATTAAATTCTCTCAAACGGAAAAGAGCTCTGGTATCTCTTTGACTCAATGCTTTCCAGATCAAAAAG gatacaGCTATCACAAAAGAAGCAGAGGTGGTCTTATTGCAGCGTTTGTTCTCTTAACTTCAGCTGTAGTAATACTAGGAGTCCTATACAGAAGAG CTAGAACTAAGCTTGGAACTCGAGGAGCTGCTCAGAACAACAGTACAGTGCATGACTCAG GAGAACATCAGCGACTTTGCTCTGTGGACAGCCAAGAACAGCCCAACTCAGACAGAG CTACACCTTCACAAGCTGTTGGTTATGACAATGAAAAGCCTGAAGCAG ACAAAGAACTGAACAAGGAGGACAGTGCCCTGAAGGATGAGCAGACAGTTAACAGTGGTATAAAACAGGAAG AGCTCTCTACCAAGCAGAACAGCACCCTGACATCCAGTTGTGCAGTTGACCATGGTGAGACTGAGGGAG